In Aquila chrysaetos chrysaetos chromosome 2, bAquChr1.4, whole genome shotgun sequence, the following are encoded in one genomic region:
- the HDAC2 gene encoding histone deacetylase 2, producing the protein MAYSQGGGKKKVCYYYDGDIGNYYYGQGHPMKPHRIRMTHNLLLNYGLYRKMEIYRPHKATAEEMTKYHSDEYIKFLRSIRPDNMSEYSKQMQRFNVGEDCPVFDGLFEFCQLSTGGSVAGAVKLNRQQTDMAVNWAGGLHHAKKSEASGFCYVNDIVLAILELLKYHQRVLYIDIDIHHGDGVEEAFYTTDRVMTVSFHKYGEYFPGTGDLRDIGAGKGKYYAVNFPMRDGIDDESYGQIFKPIISKVMEMYQPSAVVLQCGADSLSGDRLGCFNLTVKGHAKCVEVVKTFNLPLLMLGGGGYTIRNVARCWTYETAVALDCEIPNELPYNDYFEYFGPDFKLHISPSNMTNQNTPEYMEKIKQRLFENLRMLPHAPGVQMQAIPEDAVHEDSGDEDGEDPDKRISIRASDKRIACDEEFSDSEDEGEGGRRNVADHKKGAKKARIEEDKKETEDKKADVKEEDKSKDSSGEKTDAKGAKSEQLSNP; encoded by the exons GTGATATCGGAAACTATTACTATGGACAAGGGCATCCAATGAAACCTCATAGGATCCGAATGACCCACAACTTGCTGCTAAATTATGGCttatacagaaaaatggaaatttat CGACCCCACAAAGCTACTGCTGAGGAAATGACCAAGTACCATAGTGATGAATACATCAAATTTCTCCGATCAATAAGGCCTGACAATATGTCTGAGTACAGCAAGCAAATGCAGAGAT TTAATGTTGGAGAAGATTGTCCTGTATTTGATGGCCTGTTTGAGTTTTGTCAGCTGTCGACTGGAGGCTCTGTTG CTGGGGCAGTAAAATTGAACCGACAACAGACAGACATGGCTGTTAATTGGGCTGGAGGACTTCACCATGCCAAGAAATCGGAGGCATCTGGTTTCTGTTATGTCAATGATATCGTGCTTGCCATCCTTGAGTTGCTGAA gtatCACCAAAGAGTGTTGTATATTGATATTGATATCCATCATGGTGATGGTGTTGAAGAAGCATTTTATACCACAGATCGTGTCATGACTGTATCATTCCATAAGTATGGTGAATATTTTCCAGGCACAGGGGACCTTAGG GACATTGGTGCTGGAAAAGGCAAATACTATGCTGTCAACTTTCCAATGAGGGATGGTATAGATGATGAATCATATGGACAGATATTTAAACCA ATTATATCCAAAGTAATGGAGATGTACCAGCCCAGTGCTGTGGTGTTACAGTGTGGAGCAGATTCACTATCTGGTGACAGGCTGGGGTGCTTTAATCTTACTGTTAAAG GTCATGCTAAATGTGTGGAAGTTGTAAAGACTTTTAACTTGCCATTGCTGATGTTAGGAGGAGGAGGATACACGATTCGTAATGTTGCTCGATGCTGGACGTATGAAACTGCTGTTGCCTTAGATTGTGAAATTCCTAATG AGTTGCCATACAATGACTACTTTGAGTATTTCGGACCAGACTTCAAGCTTCATATTAGTCCTTCAAATATGACTAATCAGAATACACCAGAATATATGGAGAAGATCAA GCAACGCTTATTTGAAAACTTGCGCATGTTACCTCATGCACCTGGTGTACAGATGCAGGCCATTCCTGAAGATGCTGTTCATGAAGACAGTGGAGATGAGGATGGAGAAGATCCAGACAAACGCATTTCTA TTCGAGCATCTGATAAGCGCATAGCCTGTGATGAAGAATTTTCTGATTCTGAAGATGAGGGGGAAGGTGGACGACGAAATGTTGCAGATCATAAGAAAGGAGCAAAGAAAGCCAGGAtagaggaagacaaaaaagagaCGGAGGACAAAAAAGCAG atgttaagGAGGAGGATAAATCCAAGGACAGCAGTGGTGAAAAGACAGACGCCAAAGG AGCAAAATCAGAACAGCTCAGCAATCCTTGA